Proteins encoded within one genomic window of Ignavibacteriota bacterium:
- a CDS encoding glycosyl hydrolase encodes MPATVPGTVLTTLLKNGLVPDPFYGMNNASIPDIYHAGRETYTYWFVKDLRSTPPQGNRQAWLRLRGVNYGCDIFLNGHRLTARTHTGMFLRQSYNVTTLLSADGNNRLAVIVYPAGTPGDPNGGQGGDGTIGRNVASQYTAGWDWIQPIRDRNTGIWDIVTFEETGAILLKDPHILTVVPGVRFPEGPQAPATLRTTVDVENPTPETVSGTVRCTVAGKTVSTEVAIPAKTSRTVRLPDVTVQEPGLWWPSGYGPQTLTPVDIAFSRDGGEILDAMTVTTGIREVTAIWNTETRSREVRVNGQRIFARGGNWIVSDAMLRLSVTRYDAEIRFHRDMNLNLIRIWGGGLTERPEFYEACDRYGILVMQDLWMSGDCNGKWLDPMKKEDQWTRRGYPDDHALFIRSVADQVRMLRNHPSLAFYCGGNEIPPPQDILAAVQDTILPSLDGTRYFFTYSNADSMSLNALGGNGDGPYSVQSNKHFWDFRSFPFNSETGSVGLNDMASLERFIPPGNLVMPDEATRRVDSVWRYHKFQGYGRNLDAYGKPADLKGYLDRAQLVNYDQYRALMEGHQAHMWDWYTGVIIWKTQNPWSAMRGQMYDPWLDPNAGLYGLHHANRPVHIMCDPADGMLMVVNNTFRPLHDLMVQAWTITPAGKRDLAFQWFVEVGPSMVQRIDTIRRVFKQSFGAEGGFLELVLLDLHKQRVDRNLCWFPDSNGVFTGLQRMSPAPARISARRIADNRIEVSIQNPEGNPLAFFLRVALIDAVTGKRILPVFYSDNYVSVVPGTTESVILEAGTGRIPRDARITVSGWNVPEQTVSID; translated from the coding sequence ATGCCTGCCACTGTTCCCGGAACGGTGCTGACCACGTTGCTGAAGAACGGACTCGTTCCTGATCCCTTCTATGGGATGAACAATGCCAGCATTCCGGATATCTATCATGCCGGACGCGAGACCTATACCTACTGGTTCGTGAAGGATCTCCGGAGTACGCCCCCGCAGGGGAACAGGCAGGCATGGCTGCGCCTGCGCGGTGTCAACTACGGATGCGATATCTTCCTGAATGGCCACCGGCTCACCGCGCGTACCCATACCGGCATGTTCCTCCGCCAGTCGTACAATGTCACGACTCTGCTCTCCGCCGACGGCAACAACCGGTTGGCCGTGATCGTGTACCCGGCCGGTACCCCGGGCGATCCCAACGGTGGGCAGGGGGGTGACGGAACGATCGGAAGGAATGTTGCCAGTCAGTATACCGCAGGCTGGGATTGGATCCAGCCGATACGCGATAGGAATACCGGGATCTGGGACATCGTCACCTTTGAAGAGACCGGCGCCATTCTGCTCAAGGATCCACATATTCTGACCGTCGTGCCGGGTGTACGATTCCCCGAGGGGCCGCAGGCGCCGGCGACGCTGCGTACCACGGTGGACGTCGAGAACCCCACCCCGGAGACGGTCAGCGGGACCGTCCGGTGCACTGTGGCGGGAAAGACCGTCAGCACGGAAGTCGCCATTCCAGCGAAAACGTCGCGGACGGTCCGTCTTCCTGATGTCACGGTGCAGGAGCCCGGGCTCTGGTGGCCGAGCGGTTACGGCCCGCAGACGCTCACACCCGTTGATATTGCATTCTCCCGTGATGGGGGTGAGATCCTTGATGCGATGACGGTCACCACCGGCATTCGCGAGGTCACCGCGATATGGAACACGGAGACGCGGAGCCGCGAGGTACGAGTGAACGGGCAGCGGATCTTCGCGAGGGGAGGGAACTGGATCGTCTCCGATGCCATGCTGCGCCTGTCCGTCACGCGCTATGATGCCGAGATCAGATTCCATCGCGACATGAACCTCAACCTGATACGGATCTGGGGCGGAGGACTCACCGAACGGCCGGAGTTCTACGAAGCATGTGACCGCTACGGGATCCTGGTCATGCAGGATCTCTGGATGTCGGGAGACTGCAACGGCAAATGGCTCGATCCCATGAAGAAAGAGGACCAGTGGACGCGCCGTGGCTATCCGGATGATCACGCGCTCTTCATCCGCTCGGTGGCAGATCAGGTCCGCATGCTGAGGAACCATCCATCGCTTGCCTTCTACTGTGGTGGCAATGAGATCCCGCCCCCGCAGGATATCCTCGCCGCAGTGCAGGACACGATCCTGCCGTCACTCGATGGTACGCGATATTTCTTCACCTATTCCAACGCTGACAGCATGTCGTTGAATGCGCTCGGCGGGAACGGCGACGGCCCCTACTCCGTCCAGTCGAACAAGCACTTCTGGGATTTTCGTTCATTCCCCTTCAATTCCGAAACGGGCTCGGTCGGCCTCAATGACATGGCCTCACTCGAGCGGTTCATCCCGCCGGGGAACCTGGTGATGCCCGACGAAGCCACGCGTCGCGTCGACTCGGTGTGGCGGTATCACAAGTTCCAGGGGTACGGCAGGAATCTCGACGCATACGGGAAACCCGCTGACCTGAAAGGGTATCTGGACAGGGCACAGCTCGTGAACTACGACCAGTACCGCGCGCTGATGGAAGGGCACCAGGCGCACATGTGGGATTGGTACACAGGGGTCATCATCTGGAAGACGCAGAACCCCTGGAGTGCCATGCGCGGACAGATGTATGATCCGTGGCTGGACCCGAATGCGGGATTGTACGGTTTGCACCACGCGAACCGGCCTGTTCACATCATGTGCGATCCCGCGGACGGCATGTTGATGGTGGTGAACAACACCTTCCGCCCGCTGCACGATCTGATGGTGCAGGCGTGGACCATCACACCTGCGGGGAAACGTGACCTCGCGTTCCAGTGGTTCGTGGAGGTCGGGCCGTCGATGGTGCAGAGGATCGACACCATCCGCCGTGTCTTCAAACAGAGCTTCGGCGCCGAAGGGGGATTCCTTGAACTTGTGCTGCTCGACCTGCACAAGCAGAGGGTGGACCGGAATCTCTGCTGGTTCCCCGATTCCAATGGCGTCTTCACAGGGCTTCAGCGGATGTCTCCGGCACCCGCCAGGATCTCTGCGCGGAGGATCGCGGACAACCGGATCGAAGTGTCCATCCAGAATCCGGAGGGCAACCCGCTCGCCTTCTTCCTGCGTGTAGCACTCATCGACGCGGTAACGGGCAAACGGATACTGCCGGTCTTCTACAGCGACAATTATGTGTCGGTCGTGCCGGGCACGACGGAGAGCGTGATCCTTGAGGCCGGCACGGGCCGAATACCGCGCGACGCCCGGATCACGGTCAGCGGCTGGAATGTGCCGGAACAGACGGTGAGTATCGACTAA
- a CDS encoding response regulator, with protein sequence MSSDNPILPAQIILVEDETIIAYELRVRLSMLGHRVLGVFRKGEEACEAARATMPDLMLIDIILAGKIDGIETAKRVRALGPTRIIFLTANTDESTRQRALTVAPEGFLLKPFTEDELRETLAAALAARP encoded by the coding sequence GTGAGCTCTGACAACCCCATACTGCCGGCGCAGATCATCCTTGTGGAGGATGAAACGATCATCGCTTATGAACTCCGGGTCCGCCTTTCCATGCTCGGTCACAGGGTGCTGGGTGTCTTCCGCAAGGGGGAGGAGGCGTGCGAGGCAGCACGCGCTACGATGCCCGACCTGATGCTGATCGATATCATTCTGGCAGGGAAGATCGACGGGATCGAGACGGCGAAACGTGTGCGGGCGCTCGGCCCCACCCGCATCATCTTCCTCACCGCGAACACCGATGAGTCGACCCGCCAGCGCGCCCTGACGGTTGCGCCGGAGGGCTTCCTGCTCAAGCCCTTCACCGAGGATGAATTGCGCGAGACACTTGCCGCGGCGCTGGCCGCGCGTCCCTGA
- a CDS encoding family 20 glycosylhydrolase has protein sequence MTIMDWPGLRYRGVMLDISRGPIPTMAYLKEIIATLAEYKQNSLTLYTEHVFRLRSHPDVAPADGITPEQVAELAAVARLHHIELIGNAQPFGHMEHTLAIPFYRPMAENAWVVSPAVEKTYDYLKDVFAEIVPSYESRLFHINSDEVSGLGEGPARRMVDSMGAGGVYAYHIGRVDALVKPYGKRLMMWGDIAVNNPQIIDRLPKDLIIVSWGYHLADSFDDAILPFKKTGFDFMVAPGVNCWGNVWPNMSVASVNISNYVRDGAALGTMGMMNTVWVDDGENLGAYNWHGLLWGAECSWSPARPLKGEAAKEDLRVRSRAFDRSFDALFFGAPDVAATLYRFDSLRSMPIRGIVTDGAVWTSMLEIYPGEVDAAAVALNERVVREAAALRSALETLRAKALLHKEVLDAAVFAADRVAFTGKKNIVRAELAKTMRSPTGSNIIRTKELMRGLFEELHGLKNTYAVLWDRENRGWWRDRVLAKYDRLGAQLLDLDKLVLIEKDTTGVDGVLRVRCTTPFGDREIRYTTDGSEPTMRSAVSAGPFVLDRSSMIKARVFTGKKAWPVAEKHFLVHRAIGRLTALHATYSTYDPAYAAGGPLALTDGLRGSDDFKDGRWQGYQGQDVEAIMDLSEQTEIHRISMGFLQASYSWILMPSRVQFWISADGREYALAGEAVTTVDQKEDGTVVRDFTAAFSGVKGRFVKVIAKNPGPLPAWHQAAGGESFLFADEIVVE, from the coding sequence ATGACGATCATGGACTGGCCGGGACTGCGGTACCGCGGGGTCATGCTGGACATCAGCCGTGGGCCGATACCGACGATGGCCTATCTCAAGGAGATCATTGCAACGCTTGCGGAGTACAAACAGAATTCCCTTACCCTCTATACGGAGCATGTGTTCCGGCTCCGGTCCCATCCGGATGTTGCGCCGGCGGACGGGATCACACCGGAGCAGGTGGCGGAACTTGCCGCTGTTGCCCGCTTGCACCACATCGAGCTCATCGGGAATGCGCAGCCGTTCGGCCACATGGAACACACTCTGGCGATCCCCTTCTACCGCCCCATGGCGGAGAATGCGTGGGTCGTGAGTCCGGCCGTGGAGAAGACCTACGACTATCTGAAGGATGTCTTCGCCGAGATCGTTCCGTCGTACGAGAGCCGCCTCTTCCATATCAACAGCGATGAGGTATCCGGGCTCGGCGAAGGCCCCGCGCGGAGAATGGTGGATTCGATGGGCGCCGGAGGGGTCTACGCCTATCACATCGGGAGGGTCGATGCCCTTGTGAAACCCTATGGCAAACGCCTGATGATGTGGGGTGATATCGCGGTGAACAATCCGCAGATCATCGACCGGCTGCCGAAGGATCTCATCATTGTGTCGTGGGGGTATCATCTCGCGGACAGCTTTGACGATGCCATTTTGCCGTTCAAGAAGACAGGGTTCGACTTCATGGTCGCGCCCGGCGTGAACTGCTGGGGGAATGTGTGGCCGAACATGTCCGTCGCAAGCGTGAATATCTCGAACTATGTCCGCGACGGTGCTGCGCTGGGGACCATGGGCATGATGAACACCGTATGGGTCGACGACGGCGAGAACCTCGGTGCGTACAACTGGCACGGCCTCCTCTGGGGGGCCGAGTGTTCATGGTCCCCTGCGCGGCCGCTGAAAGGTGAGGCGGCGAAGGAAGATCTCCGGGTGCGAAGCAGGGCCTTCGATCGATCGTTTGACGCATTGTTTTTCGGGGCACCGGATGTCGCCGCGACCTTGTACCGGTTTGATTCCCTCCGCTCGATGCCGATCAGGGGCATCGTGACCGACGGAGCGGTCTGGACCAGTATGCTGGAGATCTATCCGGGAGAGGTTGACGCCGCGGCGGTGGCGCTGAATGAACGGGTTGTCCGTGAGGCGGCCGCGCTTCGCTCCGCCCTGGAGACTCTCCGTGCGAAGGCCCTCCTCCACAAGGAGGTGCTCGATGCGGCGGTGTTCGCTGCGGACAGGGTGGCGTTCACCGGGAAGAAGAACATCGTGCGCGCCGAGCTGGCGAAGACCATGCGGTCACCGACGGGGAGCAACATCATCCGGACGAAGGAGCTGATGCGGGGGCTCTTTGAAGAGCTGCATGGCCTGAAGAACACGTACGCGGTGCTCTGGGATCGCGAGAACCGGGGCTGGTGGCGCGACCGGGTGCTGGCGAAGTATGACCGTCTCGGCGCACAATTGCTGGACCTCGACAAGCTTGTGCTCATCGAGAAAGACACCACAGGTGTCGACGGCGTTCTCAGGGTGAGGTGCACGACACCTTTCGGCGACCGGGAGATCCGCTATACCACCGATGGCTCCGAACCCACCATGCGGTCCGCGGTCTCTGCCGGACCGTTTGTACTCGATCGATCATCGATGATCAAGGCACGTGTCTTCACGGGAAAGAAGGCATGGCCTGTTGCAGAGAAGCACTTCCTTGTCCACCGTGCGATCGGCCGTCTCACCGCGCTGCATGCGACGTACAGCACGTACGATCCTGCGTATGCGGCCGGCGGACCGCTGGCGCTGACGGACGGCCTCCGCGGATCGGATGACTTCAAGGATGGTCGCTGGCAGGGATATCAGGGGCAGGATGTGGAAGCCATCATGGATCTGAGTGAGCAGACGGAGATCCATCGCATCAGCATGGGATTCTTGCAGGCAAGCTACTCATGGATCCTCATGCCATCCCGTGTGCAGTTCTGGATCTCGGCCGATGGGCGGGAGTATGCCCTGGCGGGTGAGGCCGTGACGACCGTGGATCAGAAGGAGGATGGGACGGTGGTCCGCGACTTCACGGCCGCCTTCTCCGGGGTGAAGGGCCGTTTCGTGAAAGTGATCGCGAAGAATCCGGGGCCGCTTCCTGCATGGCATCAGGCAGCCGGAGGCGAGTCGTTCCTGTTCGCGGATGAGATCGTGGTAGAATAG
- a CDS encoding chemotaxis protein CheW has translation MAETVSVHQATEAKHGSGDELLQLVSFNIGDEEFGVDILQVQEINRMLEVTKVPNAPEYVDGVINLRGKVIPIIDLRRRFGMARKEHDKHTRIVVVELNGKVVGFVVDAVREVLRIPRSVTEPPPSIAGSTNEEYITGVGKLEDRLLILLDIGKIVYDSQVSQN, from the coding sequence ATGGCGGAAACGGTCTCAGTACATCAGGCAACAGAAGCGAAGCATGGGTCCGGCGACGAACTGCTGCAGCTGGTGAGTTTCAACATCGGCGACGAGGAGTTCGGTGTGGATATCCTGCAGGTGCAGGAGATCAACAGGATGCTTGAAGTGACGAAGGTGCCGAATGCACCGGAGTATGTGGACGGGGTCATCAATCTCCGCGGCAAAGTGATCCCGATCATCGATCTCCGCCGGCGTTTCGGCATGGCCAGAAAGGAACACGACAAGCATACCCGGATCGTGGTCGTGGAGTTGAACGGCAAAGTGGTCGGATTCGTGGTCGACGCCGTGCGTGAGGTCTTGCGGATCCCGCGCAGCGTCACGGAACCGCCACCGTCGATCGCGGGGAGCACGAACGAGGAGTATATTACCGGAGTGGGAAAGCTCGAGGACCGGCTGCTGATCCTCCTGGATATCGGGAAGATCGTCTACGATAGTCAGGTATCCCAGAACTAG
- a CDS encoding PAS domain-containing protein → MSVRISYRTRVILTFVIPWIVATLFSFWYLSYIQRVAGERNARRHLGIVSDMFATSVGSGLNDGDFTLVQKAFDWSTLDRNVAYICILDEKNDVLYQSSASPELSIEELKKLSPGMMRTKSGLVNVTEVIPAGKRLGSVILLYSLESVEQEIKSAQMTSIVVSLVVLLVGLLGTRLLIRQAGELDRSRVEAERQAATVRMQAVDLALMNASLGKSNATLLDTQRELQSAHDELERRVEERTNELAAANAELHVNQGHLQLAMTAARMFPWRMDVATGAIVVSEEHLHALGLATAERDFLVAHLHPDDRVRVVGTFRDAARTGTPINIEFRARLGADQIVWFAAYGRAMFGADGHPSTIVGINLDITDRKRGEDTLRTSLREKDILLKEVHHRVKNNMQIISSLLFLQSSYVRDAYDVDLFRESQLRVKSMAMVHERLYRSEDLSSIEFSDYVQTIADELLASYSRPGIELRTRVDDIRFGVDIAIPCGLLITELVTNAIKHAFPDGRGGHIDIEGTSEDGIMHLTVKDDGVGYPAHVDFSGGETLGVMLIKGLTEQLEGTITVDRSHGSQVAITFPLSRVAGEGEATS, encoded by the coding sequence ATGAGTGTTCGCATCTCGTATCGAACACGCGTGATCCTGACGTTCGTGATCCCCTGGATCGTGGCCACGCTCTTTTCGTTCTGGTATCTCTCCTATATCCAGCGGGTCGCAGGGGAACGCAACGCCCGTCGCCATCTGGGGATCGTGAGCGATATGTTCGCCACGTCGGTGGGGTCGGGGTTGAACGATGGGGATTTTACGCTCGTGCAGAAGGCCTTCGACTGGTCCACGCTCGACCGGAATGTGGCATACATCTGCATCCTGGATGAGAAAAATGATGTGCTCTACCAGAGTTCGGCCTCCCCTGAGCTGTCGATCGAGGAATTGAAGAAACTCTCACCCGGGATGATGCGCACGAAGTCCGGCCTTGTGAACGTCACCGAGGTGATCCCCGCCGGCAAACGGCTTGGCTCCGTGATCCTCCTGTATTCCCTCGAAAGTGTGGAACAGGAGATCAAATCCGCGCAGATGACATCGATCGTGGTGAGCCTCGTTGTCCTCTTGGTCGGCCTGCTCGGAACGCGGTTGCTGATCCGGCAGGCAGGTGAGCTCGATCGTTCCCGGGTGGAGGCCGAGCGACAGGCGGCGACGGTGCGGATGCAGGCCGTCGATCTGGCATTGATGAATGCGTCGCTCGGGAAGAGCAATGCCACACTCCTTGATACCCAGCGGGAGCTCCAGAGCGCTCACGATGAATTGGAACGGCGGGTGGAAGAGCGGACCAACGAGTTGGCCGCCGCGAACGCCGAACTGCACGTCAATCAGGGGCACCTGCAACTGGCAATGACCGCCGCCAGAATGTTCCCCTGGAGGATGGATGTTGCCACCGGCGCGATCGTCGTCTCCGAGGAGCACCTGCATGCTCTGGGGCTTGCCACCGCGGAGCGGGATTTCCTGGTCGCTCATCTGCACCCCGACGACCGCGTACGGGTCGTCGGGACCTTCCGCGATGCGGCACGGACAGGCACGCCCATCAACATCGAGTTTCGTGCCCGGCTCGGGGCCGACCAGATCGTGTGGTTCGCAGCCTATGGCCGGGCCATGTTCGGTGCCGACGGCCATCCGTCCACCATTGTCGGGATCAATCTGGATATCACGGATCGTAAACGGGGGGAAGACACCCTGCGTACCTCGCTCCGGGAAAAGGATATCCTGCTGAAGGAAGTGCATCACCGCGTGAAGAACAACATGCAGATCATCTCGAGCCTGCTGTTCCTGCAGAGTTCCTACGTGCGCGATGCGTATGACGTCGATCTGTTCCGCGAAAGCCAGCTCCGCGTCAAGTCCATGGCGATGGTCCACGAACGGCTCTACCGCTCGGAAGACCTGTCATCCATCGAGTTCTCGGACTATGTGCAGACGATCGCCGACGAACTACTGGCATCGTACAGCCGGCCGGGTATCGAGTTGCGGACCAGGGTCGACGATATCCGGTTCGGCGTGGATATCGCGATCCCGTGCGGACTTCTCATCACAGAGCTCGTTACCAACGCCATCAAGCATGCATTCCCTGATGGACGCGGAGGCCACATTGATATCGAGGGAACAAGCGAGGACGGGATCATGCATCTTACCGTGAAGGATGACGGGGTCGGCTATCCGGCCCATGTGGATTTCAGCGGGGGTGAGACGCTGGGTGTCATGTTGATCAAGGGCCTGACCGAACAGCTCGAAGGGACGATCACCGTGGACCGTAGCCACGGATCGCAGGTTGCGATCACGTTCCCGTTGTCCCGCGTGGCAGGCGAAGGGGAGGCCACCTCGTGA
- a CDS encoding MCP four helix bundle domain-containing protein: protein MNWFLNLKVGTKLLSAFLLVALIAGFVGYQGIVSLRAADDSDTLLYERNTVPMDHIAKIGVSFQRLRVNALTMLAAKTPAERADQARRIDERRAEIVATVATLDKAIASDDVRKAFDEFGATRKEFVPLLNEFMDLARSGRTDQAFALWKGNMDKARAREQAAIEALSTLLVQRAKARSDQNTVEANAAVTMMLIVVGIAMVVAIGLGIFIARIITRPLNRGVEMMQEMGKGHLGTRLTMETKDEVGVLARAMDAFADDLQSNVIATMQKIAKGDLSTNVNAKDDRDEISPALKQMTEALRGLVAEAGMLSKAAVEGKLATRGNAEKFQGSYREIVQGVNATLDSVIGPLNVAAEYVDRISKGDIPAKITDTYNGDFNEIKNNLNQAIGAVNALVADAVMLSRAAVEGKLATRADASKHGGDFRKIVQGVNDTLDSVIGPLNVAAEYVDRISKGDIPAKITDNYNGDFNEIKNNLNQAINAVSMLVTDAHMLSRAAVEGKLATRADATKHQGDFRKIVQGVNETLDSVIGPLNVAAEYVDRISKGDIPAKITDSYNGDFNEIKNNLNQAIGAVNALVADAMLLSQAAVEGRLATRADAAKHQGDFRKIVQGVNDTLDAVIKPVQEGSNTLAVMATGDMTARMNGDYRGDLQLIKESINKVGGSLQDALRKVSEAVSATASASSQISSSTEEMAAGAQEQTSQAAEVASAVEEMTKTIMENSKNASVAAETAKLARVSAEQGGKVVDDTVEGMKRIAGVVNKSAETVKELGKSSDQIGEIIGVIDDIADQTNLLALNAAIEAARAGEQGRGFAVVADEVRKLAERTTKATKEIAGMIKKIQSDTTGAVRSMEEGTNEVERGIELADKAGASLKEIVGVSQKVTDMVTQIAAASEEQSSASEQISKNVEGISKVTGETAQGTQQIARAAEDLNRLTENLQKLISDFKLGRNDGMRSGVAVRENGVLVAG, encoded by the coding sequence ATGAACTGGTTCCTCAATCTCAAAGTCGGTACCAAACTTCTTTCCGCATTCCTCCTGGTTGCGCTGATCGCCGGGTTCGTCGGGTATCAAGGCATCGTCAGTCTTCGTGCTGCAGATGACAGTGATACCTTGCTCTACGAACGCAACACCGTACCCATGGATCACATCGCAAAGATCGGAGTGTCCTTTCAACGACTGCGCGTGAATGCGTTGACGATGCTCGCCGCAAAGACCCCGGCTGAACGTGCGGACCAGGCAAGGCGCATCGATGAACGGAGAGCCGAGATCGTGGCGACGGTGGCCACATTGGACAAGGCGATCGCATCGGATGATGTGCGCAAAGCATTTGATGAGTTCGGCGCCACACGAAAAGAATTCGTGCCATTGCTCAACGAGTTCATGGATCTCGCCCGGTCGGGACGAACGGACCAGGCATTTGCGCTTTGGAAGGGAAACATGGACAAGGCCCGTGCCCGTGAGCAGGCGGCGATCGAGGCCTTAAGTACACTCCTCGTGCAACGGGCCAAAGCCCGGTCCGATCAGAACACGGTCGAAGCAAATGCCGCGGTCACGATGATGCTTATCGTCGTAGGCATCGCCATGGTCGTTGCCATCGGCCTCGGCATCTTCATCGCGCGGATCATCACCAGGCCCCTCAATCGTGGCGTGGAAATGATGCAGGAGATGGGGAAGGGACATCTGGGAACCCGCCTCACGATGGAGACGAAGGACGAAGTCGGTGTCCTTGCCAGAGCCATGGATGCGTTCGCGGACGACCTCCAGTCCAATGTGATCGCGACGATGCAGAAGATCGCGAAAGGCGATCTGAGTACGAATGTAAATGCCAAGGATGACCGCGACGAGATCTCCCCTGCGTTGAAGCAGATGACCGAGGCTCTGCGCGGCCTGGTCGCCGAGGCAGGGATGTTGTCGAAGGCGGCGGTCGAGGGCAAGCTCGCCACCCGCGGCAATGCGGAGAAGTTCCAGGGAAGCTATCGCGAGATCGTGCAGGGTGTGAACGCTACGCTCGATTCGGTCATCGGCCCGCTGAACGTGGCCGCGGAGTACGTGGACCGCATCTCGAAGGGCGACATCCCGGCGAAGATCACGGACACGTACAACGGTGATTTCAACGAGATCAAGAACAACCTGAACCAGGCCATCGGTGCGGTGAACGCCCTTGTGGCCGATGCGGTCATGCTGTCCAGGGCCGCGGTCGAAGGCAAGCTCGCCACCCGCGCCGACGCATCGAAGCACGGCGGCGATTTCCGGAAGATCGTCCAGGGCGTGAACGACACGCTCGACTCCGTCATCGGTCCGTTGAATGTGGCCGCGGAGTACGTGGACCGGATCTCCAAGGGCGACATCCCGGCGAAGATCACGGACAACTACAACGGCGACTTCAACGAGATCAAGAACAACCTGAATCAGGCGATCAACGCCGTGAGCATGCTGGTCACGGATGCGCATATGCTGTCGCGTGCCGCGGTGGAGGGCAAACTCGCCACGCGCGCCGATGCCACGAAGCATCAGGGCGACTTCCGGAAGATCGTGCAGGGCGTGAACGAGACACTGGACTCCGTCATCGGGCCTCTCAACGTCGCAGCAGAGTATGTGGACCGGATCTCCAAGGGCGACATCCCGGCGAAGATCACGGACAGCTACAACGGCGATTTCAACGAGATCAAGAACAACCTGAACCAGGCGATCGGCGCGGTGAACGCGCTGGTGGCTGATGCGATGCTGCTGTCGCAGGCAGCGGTGGAAGGGCGCCTTGCCACGCGCGCGGATGCTGCGAAGCATCAGGGCGATTTCCGGAAGATCGTCCAGGGTGTGAACGACACGCTGGATGCGGTGATCAAGCCGGTGCAGGAAGGGTCGAACACGCTGGCGGTGATGGCGACGGGCGACATGACGGCGCGGATGAACGGGGACTACCGCGGCGATCTGCAGCTCATCAAGGAGAGCATCAACAAGGTGGGCGGTTCCCTGCAGGATGCCCTGCGGAAGGTGAGCGAGGCAGTGAGCGCGACGGCGAGCGCGTCGAGCCAGATCAGCTCAAGCACCGAGGAGATGGCCGCCGGGGCGCAGGAACAGACGAGTCAGGCAGCCGAGGTGGCGAGTGCGGTGGAAGAGATGACGAAGACCATCATGGAGAACTCCAAGAACGCGAGCGTGGCGGCCGAGACGGCGAAGCTCGCGCGTGTGAGTGCGGAGCAGGGCGGGAAGGTGGTCGACGATACGGTCGAGGGCATGAAGCGCATCGCCGGCGTGGTGAACAAGAGCGCCGAGACGGTGAAGGAACTCGGGAAATCGAGCGATCAGATCGGTGAGATCATCGGCGTCATCGACGACATTGCGGATCAGACGAACCTGCTTGCGCTCAACGCTGCCATCGAGGCGGCCCGGGCGGGAGAGCAGGGGCGCGGGTTTGCGGTCGTGGCGGACGAGGTCAGGAAGCTGGCCGAGCGGACGACGAAGGCGACGAAAGAGATCGCCGGGATGATCAAGAAGATCCAGTCGGATACCACGGGTGCCGTCCGGTCGATGGAAGAAGGGACGAACGAGGTGGAACGCGGGATCGAGCTGGCCGACAAGGCAGGCGCGAGCCTGAAGGAGATCGTGGGGGTGAGCCAGAAGGTGACGGACATGGTCACGCAGATCGCGGCCGCGAGCGAGGAGCAGTCGAGTGCCAGCGAGCAGATCTCGAAGAACGTGGAAGGGATCTCGAAGGTGACGGGTGAAACGGCGCAGGGGACGCAGCAGATCGCGCGTGCGGCGGAGGATCTCAACCGGCTCACGGAGAACCTGCAGAAGCTCATCAGCGACTTCAAGCTCGGCCGCAATGACGGTATGCGGAGCGGGGTCGCGGTGCGGGAGAACGGCGTGCTGGTAGCGGGCTAA